One region of Nothobranchius furzeri strain GRZ-AD chromosome 16, NfurGRZ-RIMD1, whole genome shotgun sequence genomic DNA includes:
- the LOC107387737 gene encoding cerebellar degeneration-related protein 2: MLTDTIVEEEFEIKEEEPWYDKQDLEHDLQLAAELGKSLLERNRELEQGLQQMYTTNQEQLQEIEYLTKQVDLLRQVNDQHAKVYEQLDVSARELEQNNQKLIVDNRIAQQKTQGLTETVELLQTQVDELQHQVEELKLSPVQPRASPHRENWSPRGSQSASCLQELQNTLRSGCGPDELSYDLESSIALWKEEEQVSLRQSLRALQTQFAAERAQREEAEQEAELLAAENAALEQQLARMERYQSRVSELEDEAEELRQLWKLESSSRSSRLNIIHGLLPHSLLLNPEEENEGAPAAVKSPAILKRCASERLMKATPVPDSLDRIYDHECSCVRRAEVVKYRGISLLNEVDAQYSALQVKYDELLQRCQLGKEEEQTSGISTAHPAPADVEDRRDDFHQPEYKELFREIFSRLRKTKEELIENRERPSGDQTN; the protein is encoded by the exons ATGCTGACGGACACGATTGTTGAGGAGGAATTTGAGATCAAGGAGGAGGAACCGTGGTACGACAAGCAGGACCTTGAACATG ACCTGCAGCTGGCTGCAGAGCTGGGAAAGTCTCTCCTGGAGAGGAACCGGGAGCTGGAGCAGGGTCTGCAGCAGATGTACACCACCAACCAggaacagctgcaggagattgaG TACCTGACCAAGCAGGTGGACCTCCTCAGGCAGGTCAATGACCAGCATGCTAAAGTCTACGAGCAGCTTGACGTTTCCGCCCGAGAGCTGGAGCAGAACAACCAGAAACTGATTGTGGACAACAGGATAGCCCAGCAGAAGACCCAAGG GCTGACAGAAACAGTCGAGCTGCTTCAAACGCAGGTGGATGAGCTGCAGCATCAGGTGGAGGAGTTGAAGCTGAGCCCGGTTCAGCCTCGGGCATCTCCACACAGAGAGAACTGGTCTCCTCGTGGCTCTCAGAGTGCTTCCTGCCTGCAGGAGCTGCAAAACACTCTCAG GTCGGGCTGTGGTCCTGATGAGCTCTCGTACGATCTGGAGTCCTCCATTGCATTGTGGAAGGAAGAGGAGCAGGTGTCACTGCGTCAGTCGCTCCGTGCTCTTCAGACTCAGTTTGCTGCTGAGCGCGCTCAGCGTGAGGAGGCGGAGCAAGAGGCGGAGCTTCTGGCAGCAGAAAATGCTGCTTTGGAGCAACAGCTGGCAAGGATGGAGCGATATCAG tccAGAGTGTCTGAGTTGGAGGATGAAGCTGAGGAGCTTCGTCAACTCTGGAAATTAGAGTCTTCATCAAGATCCAGCAGGTTGAACATCATCCACGGGCTGCTGCCACACTCGCTGCTCCTCAACCCagaggaggagaatgaaggagcgCCAGCGGCAGTGAAAAGCCCGGCTATCCTGAAACGATGTGCGAGCGAGCGGCTGATGAAAGCCACACCGGTACCCGACTCTCTTGACAGAATCTACGACCATGAGTGCTCCTGCGTGCGTCGAGCTGAGGTGGTGAAGTACCGAGGGATCTCGCTGCTGAACGAAGTCGACGCCCAGTACAGTGCCTTGCAGGTGAAGTATGACGAGCTGCTGCAGCGCTGCCAGCTGGGGAAAGAGGAGGAGCAGACCTCAGGGATCAGCACAGCTCATCCAGCTCCAGCAGACGTAGAGGACCGCAGGGATGACTTTCACCAGCCGGAGTATAAAGAACTTTTCAGGGAAATCTTCTCTCGCCTTCGGAAAACCAAAGAAGAGCTGATTGAAAACAGAGAAAGACCCTCAGGTGATCAAACAAATTAG